In one window of Pseudomonas benzenivorans DNA:
- a CDS encoding YceH family protein, with protein MNDEPLTESDEAPLSAVEVRILGCLIEKQATTPEAYPLTLNALVLACNQKTSREPLMNLNPGQVGQGLRSLEGRGLARLVMGSRADRWEHRADKALELVAEQVVLVGLLLLRGPQTLSELLTRSSRLHEFEDLEQLRHHLDRLITRGLAIQLTRQPGQREDRYMHLMGEPEDMQALLAARASEPERPSGGSQYEARLEALEARLAELEERLSRLE; from the coding sequence ATGAACGACGAGCCCCTAACCGAGTCCGACGAGGCGCCGTTGAGCGCGGTCGAAGTACGCATCCTCGGTTGCCTGATCGAGAAGCAGGCGACCACCCCCGAAGCCTACCCGCTGACCCTGAATGCCCTGGTGCTGGCCTGTAACCAGAAGACCAGCCGCGAGCCGCTGATGAACCTCAATCCCGGCCAGGTCGGCCAGGGTCTGCGCAGCCTGGAGGGCCGGGGCCTGGCGCGCCTGGTGATGGGCAGCCGTGCCGACCGCTGGGAGCACCGTGCCGACAAGGCCCTGGAGCTGGTCGCGGAGCAGGTCGTGCTGGTCGGTCTGTTGCTGTTGCGCGGCCCGCAGACCCTCAGCGAGCTGCTCACCCGCAGTAGCCGCCTGCATGAGTTCGAGGATCTGGAGCAGTTGCGCCATCATCTGGACCGATTGATCACCCGGGGTCTGGCCATCCAGCTGACACGTCAACCCGGGCAGCGTGAAGACCGCTATATGCACCTGATGGGGGAGCCGGAGGACATGCAGGCGCTGCTGGCTGCGCGTGCCTCCGAGCCCGAGCGTCCGTCCGGCGGCTCGCAGTATGAGGCGCGGCTGGAGGCGCTGGAGGCGCGACTCGCCGAGCTGGAGGAACGCCTGTCCCGTCTGGAGTGA
- a CDS encoding phage infection protein, whose amino-acid sequence MKKQLLASLILASLSATAFALPHHAKQAPQDEFKATLAADGSERSASKGVAEGGAERLQERIRVAEDGSARTGVNRLAEGGAERLQERIRVAEDGSARTGVNRLAEGGAERLQERFRVAEEGSARTGANRLAEGGAERLQQRIRVAEDGSARTGTNRLAEGGAERLQQRFRVAEDGSARTGVNRIG is encoded by the coding sequence ATGAAAAAGCAACTTCTCGCCAGCCTGATCCTGGCCAGCCTTTCCGCGACTGCCTTCGCCTTGCCACACCATGCAAAGCAGGCCCCGCAAGATGAGTTCAAAGCCACTCTGGCTGCCGATGGCAGCGAGCGTAGCGCTAGCAAAGGTGTAGCCGAGGGGGGTGCCGAACGCCTGCAGGAGCGCATCCGCGTCGCCGAGGACGGCAGTGCGCGCACCGGCGTCAACCGCCTCGCCGAAGGCGGTGCAGAACGCCTGCAGGAGCGCATCCGCGTCGCCGAGGACGGCAGTGCGCGCACCGGCGTCAACCGCCTCGCCGAAGGTGGTGCCGAACGCCTGCAGGAGCGCTTCCGCGTCGCCGAGGAGGGCAGCGCGCGCACCGGCGCCAATCGCCTCGCCGAAGGCGGCGCCGAACGCCTGCAACAGCGCATCCGCGTCGCCGAGGACGGCAGCGCGCGCACCGGCACCAATCGTCTCGCCGAAGGCGGCGCCGAACGCCTGCAACAGCGCTTCCGCGTCGCCGAGGACGGCAGCGCGCGCACCGGCGTCAACCGCATCGGCTAA